A stretch of Gymnodinialimonas phycosphaerae DNA encodes these proteins:
- a CDS encoding (2Fe-2S)-binding protein — translation MRLNVNGEDREVDVAPDMPLLWVLREELNLPGTRYGCGVAQCGACTVHIDGRAERSCQARVGDLEGTQITTVEGLGQPDALHAVQRAWVDHQVAQCGYCQSGQIMQAAALLAANPSPTDEDIDFEMSGNLCRCGTYPRIRAAIHAAARAMEG, via the coding sequence ATGCGACTGAACGTGAATGGTGAGGACCGAGAAGTCGACGTCGCCCCCGACATGCCCCTTCTGTGGGTCCTGCGCGAAGAACTGAACCTGCCCGGCACGCGTTATGGCTGCGGCGTCGCGCAATGCGGGGCCTGCACGGTTCATATCGACGGGCGCGCGGAACGCTCCTGTCAGGCCCGCGTGGGTGATCTGGAGGGCACGCAGATCACGACGGTTGAGGGGCTTGGCCAGCCCGACGCCCTGCACGCGGTGCAACGGGCATGGGTGGATCACCAAGTGGCCCAATGCGGTTACTGTCAGAGCGGTCAGATCATGCAGGCGGCGGCCCTTCTGGCGGCCAATCCCAGCCCCACCGACGAGGACATTGATTTCGAGATGTCCGGCAACCTGTGCCGCTGCGGCACCTACCCCCGTATCCGCGCCGCCATCCACGCCGCCGCACGCGCGATGGAGGGCTGA
- a CDS encoding xanthine dehydrogenase family protein molybdopterin-binding subunit has protein sequence MGKLKTFTRRAFLVGSAAVAGGVAFGAYLVVRDPENPNLEGLAEGAASFNPWVRVDASGVTLITPHTDIGQGAASMQAALIAEEMDLEWADFDIDFGRPAPAYWNTAMGSEGAPLLPWDDGFGARAMRGSMDSLMKVIGMQGTGGSTSTPDSFVKLREAGAMARETLKLAASQRTGVAVADLRTEAGAVHLPDGTVIPYADLAAEAAQLEPVQDTPLRDPATWRLIGKDMPRLDIMAKSTGAPIFGIDLELADMARASVRMNPRKGGVLNGFDASGAEGMPGVERILEIPGGVAVIATNTWYAMQALDAIEYDWGPAPYAPEQADHWAALEAGFTDANLDSEWLNVGDVEADMPDAEVLEAEYRVPYVAHQPLEPLNAIVLVEDGGVQVWTSHQMPRFLQQQVAAITGHDADQVTLHNQYAGGSFGHRLEFEQVKQTTEIAVQLRGTPVKMTYSREEDFAQDFPRQITMGRGRGAVRGGRVISYDTQIAAPSVMRSQIGRLGQSLPGPDSQIAAGIWQQPYGFENARMRAYAVEGLSPVSSWRSVGASANGFVGEGFLDELIHAAGADPLEERIRLCTLDDVSARVLEAVGDMSNWGEVLPEGTGRGVALVHAFGVPCAEVVEVTNTDNGIRLDRVWVAADVGRIVDPVNFENNVKGGVIWGLGHAINAELTYTDGIADQTNFHVHDGMRMHQTPEIFVRGLENGPVRGIGEPPVPPAAPALANAIFAATGQRLREMPFWNHIDFV, from the coding sequence ATGGGCAAGTTGAAAACCTTCACCCGCCGCGCGTTTCTTGTAGGCTCTGCTGCCGTCGCGGGCGGCGTGGCCTTCGGCGCGTATCTGGTGGTGCGCGACCCGGAAAACCCGAATTTGGAAGGCCTTGCCGAAGGCGCGGCCTCGTTCAACCCATGGGTCCGCGTTGATGCCAGCGGTGTCACGCTGATCACGCCCCATACCGATATCGGTCAGGGCGCGGCCTCGATGCAGGCGGCGCTGATCGCGGAAGAGATGGACCTTGAATGGGCGGATTTCGACATCGATTTTGGCCGTCCCGCCCCTGCCTACTGGAACACTGCGATGGGCAGCGAAGGGGCGCCATTGTTGCCTTGGGATGACGGTTTTGGCGCCCGCGCCATGCGCGGCTCGATGGACAGCCTGATGAAGGTGATCGGGATGCAGGGGACGGGTGGCTCGACCTCCACCCCCGACAGTTTCGTGAAACTGCGAGAGGCGGGCGCCATGGCCCGCGAGACGTTGAAGCTGGCCGCCTCACAACGCACAGGCGTTGCGGTCGCGGACCTGCGCACCGAGGCAGGCGCGGTGCATCTGCCCGATGGCACGGTGATCCCCTACGCGGATCTGGCAGCCGAGGCCGCGCAGCTAGAGCCCGTCCAAGATACGCCCCTGCGCGATCCCGCAACGTGGCGCTTGATCGGCAAAGACATGCCCCGCCTTGATATCATGGCGAAATCTACTGGCGCGCCGATCTTCGGGATTGACCTGGAACTCGCCGACATGGCGCGGGCGAGTGTGCGGATGAACCCGCGCAAAGGCGGAGTGCTGAACGGCTTTGACGCAAGCGGCGCGGAAGGAATGCCGGGAGTTGAGCGCATTCTAGAGATCCCCGGCGGCGTTGCCGTTATCGCCACCAACACCTGGTACGCGATGCAAGCGCTCGATGCGATCGAGTATGACTGGGGCCCTGCCCCCTACGCCCCCGAGCAAGCGGATCATTGGGCGGCACTGGAGGCCGGTTTCACCGACGCAAACCTCGATAGCGAATGGTTGAACGTCGGCGACGTAGAGGCCGACATGCCTGACGCCGAGGTGCTGGAGGCCGAGTACCGCGTGCCCTACGTCGCGCACCAACCGCTGGAACCGCTCAACGCCATTGTGCTTGTGGAAGACGGCGGCGTGCAGGTGTGGACCAGCCACCAAATGCCACGCTTCCTGCAGCAGCAAGTGGCCGCGATCACCGGCCATGATGCCGATCAGGTGACGCTGCACAACCAATACGCGGGCGGATCCTTTGGGCATCGGCTGGAGTTCGAGCAGGTCAAACAGACAACCGAAATCGCAGTGCAGCTGCGCGGTACGCCGGTGAAAATGACCTACAGCCGGGAAGAGGATTTCGCCCAGGATTTCCCCCGTCAGATCACCATGGGTCGCGGACGCGGCGCAGTGCGCGGCGGCCGGGTCATCAGCTATGACACGCAGATCGCCGCCCCTTCGGTGATGCGGTCCCAGATCGGTCGGCTCGGACAGTCCCTGCCCGGCCCCGACAGTCAGATCGCCGCCGGCATCTGGCAGCAGCCCTATGGGTTCGAGAACGCCCGCATGCGCGCCTACGCGGTGGAGGGGCTGTCGCCGGTATCTTCGTGGCGCTCGGTCGGGGCCTCGGCAAACGGGTTTGTGGGGGAGGGCTTCCTCGACGAGTTGATCCATGCCGCTGGCGCCGACCCGCTGGAAGAACGCATCCGCCTATGCACCCTTGATGACGTCAGTGCCCGCGTGCTGGAAGCCGTCGGGGACATGTCCAATTGGGGTGAGGTCCTGCCCGAGGGCACGGGACGGGGCGTGGCCCTTGTCCACGCCTTCGGCGTGCCGTGTGCCGAGGTGGTAGAAGTCACGAATACCGACAATGGCATCCGCCTCGACCGCGTCTGGGTCGCCGCCGACGTTGGCCGGATCGTCGACCCGGTCAACTTCGAAAACAACGTCAAGGGCGGCGTGATCTGGGGCCTCGGCCACGCGATCAATGCGGAACTCACCTACACCGATGGCATCGCGGATCAGACCAATTTCCACGTCCACGACGGGATGCGCATGCACCAGACGCCCGAAATCTTCGTGCGCGGGTTGGAAAATGGCCCCGTGCGCGGAATTGGGGAACCCCCCGTGCCGCCCGCCGCCCCCGCCCTGGCCAATGCAATCTTCGCCGCCACGGGCCAACGCCTGAGAGAGATGCCGTTCTGGAACCACATTGATTTCGTGTAA
- a CDS encoding sterol desaturase family protein, which yields MTAGEAAILCVVAVIGHLMALFWLCVEDYEIDLSRDRIYDLPIKDAQVRRELKNSLHTPMHAVILLLALLVGLFEARGLGTFLWTLVLTALWTEVWHYASHRAFHLKSLHWIHAEHHKSRLSSPFTALSFSFTEKLIFDLGIVGGMALLGLFIELNFYGIATWFVGYLIINSYGHANYEIRGESFMALKGTVLTSTVYHALHHSRYTGNYGLGTRVLDRLFETEWPDAAAVFDKVVVHKEPLHALRETVDSTEVQS from the coding sequence ATGACAGCGGGTGAGGCCGCAATTCTATGTGTCGTGGCCGTCATCGGCCACCTCATGGCGCTGTTCTGGTTGTGCGTGGAGGATTACGAGATCGATCTGTCCCGCGACCGCATCTATGATTTGCCGATCAAGGACGCGCAGGTGCGCCGAGAATTGAAGAACTCGCTGCACACGCCGATGCATGCCGTGATCCTTTTGCTGGCGCTGCTTGTCGGCCTGTTCGAGGCGCGCGGCTTGGGCACTTTTCTGTGGACGCTTGTGCTGACGGCGCTCTGGACTGAGGTCTGGCATTATGCCTCGCATCGGGCGTTTCATCTCAAGTCACTGCATTGGATCCATGCCGAGCATCACAAAAGCCGCCTCTCCAGCCCGTTCACCGCGCTGTCCTTTTCCTTCACCGAGAAGCTGATCTTCGACCTTGGCATCGTGGGTGGCATGGCCCTTTTAGGGTTGTTCATCGAGCTGAATTTCTACGGCATCGCGACGTGGTTCGTGGGCTACCTGATCATCAATTCCTACGGTCATGCCAATTATGAGATTCGAGGCGAAAGTTTCATGGCCCTCAAGGGCACCGTGCTGACCTCCACCGTCTATCACGCGCTGCATCACAGCCGGTACACAGGCAATTATGGGCTGGGAACCCGTGTGTTGGACCGCCTGTTCGAGACAGAATGGCCCGACGCGGCGGCGGTCTTCGACAAGGTCGTCGTGCACAAGGAACCGCTTCATGCCTTGCGCGAAACCGTGGACAGCACGGAGGTGCAATCATGA
- a CDS encoding N-acyl amino acid synthase FeeM domain-containing protein, which produces MTPDMRAALQETGQKVTFTDGEILRHKDAFAPDMLLITQGKVDCILSASDAIHLTVGPDTIVGEIGFLTGKGATATLRALGPVEALSLDAAALQRLQRDMPSIAAQVLRHLARLMSERQEQNEDLLADSDPGKRSDFEIIRCSTLDQLRAAQRLRYDVYCVELGRSSPFADADEGILVDDLDEHGTSFIALETGLVIGTARVNLGRDGALGVLPDLYGIEASPFELENSAIITKYAVRDSHRGGFTYLRLFSAIGTYVHASRVDAIFIDCVPKLARFYGSVGFERTGDDFIHYENGLSVPMVLDLNAFFERMPLEERLRRNRPF; this is translated from the coding sequence ATGACGCCTGACATGCGCGCCGCCCTGCAAGAGACCGGGCAGAAAGTGACCTTCACCGACGGAGAAATCCTGCGTCACAAGGACGCTTTCGCCCCCGATATGCTGCTAATCACGCAAGGAAAAGTCGATTGCATCCTGTCCGCATCCGACGCCATTCACCTGACCGTCGGCCCCGATACCATCGTCGGCGAAATCGGGTTTCTGACAGGCAAGGGCGCGACGGCGACCTTGCGTGCGCTTGGTCCGGTTGAGGCCCTGTCTCTGGATGCTGCTGCGTTGCAGCGACTGCAAAGGGACATGCCCTCCATTGCCGCCCAGGTACTGCGCCACCTCGCACGGCTGATGTCTGAGCGCCAAGAGCAGAACGAGGATCTGCTGGCCGACAGCGATCCGGGCAAACGGTCGGACTTCGAGATCATCCGCTGCTCGACCCTCGACCAACTGCGCGCAGCACAGCGTCTGCGCTACGATGTCTACTGTGTCGAGTTGGGGCGAAGCTCTCCCTTCGCGGATGCTGACGAGGGCATCCTCGTCGACGACCTCGATGAACATGGCACGTCCTTCATCGCGCTGGAGACAGGCCTTGTCATCGGCACCGCGCGGGTGAACCTTGGCCGTGACGGCGCGCTTGGGGTCCTGCCGGACCTTTACGGCATCGAGGCATCGCCCTTTGAGTTGGAGAACAGCGCCATCATCACGAAATACGCGGTTCGTGACAGTCATCGTGGCGGCTTCACCTACCTGCGCCTGTTCAGTGCCATCGGCACCTATGTCCATGCCTCTCGGGTCGATGCGATCTTCATCGACTGTGTGCCGAAGCTTGCCCGATTCTACGGCAGTGTCGGGTTCGAAAGGACGGGCGATGATTTCATACACTATGAGAATGGCCTGTCGGTGCCCATGGTGCTGGATCTGAATGCCTTTTTCGAACGGATGCCCCTTGAAGAGCGCCTGCGCCGCAACCGTCCTTTCTGA
- a CDS encoding flagellar motor protein MotB yields MADNDLRPIIIKKKKVIAGGGHHGGAWKVAYADFVTAMMAFFMLMWLLNATTESQRKGLADYFSPTIPVARISGGGDGAFGGDSPFSEEVLSQDGTGATSLRPTEGRQALGLEGSEHDAEEDAANLAEIEGSLTGDGGDSILSDLARPHIETRLTDEGLVIEIYSRPGQPIFDSDTGMPQPWLADLAVSMANLFGTVTNGVAVEAHIAAEPLVRATESGWQRTTERAQLIRALLEGGGLDAQRIARVTGHSDREPLIDPPISPRNDRIEVILLRARY; encoded by the coding sequence ATGGCCGATAATGACCTTCGTCCAATCATCATCAAGAAAAAGAAGGTGATCGCAGGCGGCGGCCACCATGGCGGCGCATGGAAAGTGGCCTATGCGGATTTCGTGACCGCCATGATGGCGTTCTTCATGCTGATGTGGCTGTTGAATGCCACGACCGAAAGCCAACGCAAGGGGTTGGCCGACTACTTCAGCCCAACGATCCCGGTCGCCCGGATTTCCGGCGGCGGCGACGGTGCCTTCGGCGGCGACAGCCCCTTCTCGGAAGAAGTGTTGTCCCAGGACGGCACTGGTGCCACCAGCCTGCGCCCGACAGAGGGGCGACAGGCCCTTGGGCTTGAGGGCAGCGAACATGACGCAGAGGAAGACGCGGCAAACCTGGCCGAGATCGAGGGATCGCTGACCGGCGATGGCGGCGACAGCATCCTTAGCGACCTTGCCCGCCCCCATATCGAGACGCGGCTGACCGACGAAGGCCTGGTGATCGAGATCTATTCGCGCCCGGGCCAGCCGATTTTTGATTCTGATACCGGCATGCCCCAGCCGTGGTTGGCGGACTTGGCCGTTTCCATGGCGAATCTGTTCGGCACCGTCACCAACGGTGTTGCGGTCGAAGCCCACATCGCGGCAGAGCCCTTGGTGCGTGCCACGGAAAGCGGCTGGCAACGCACGACCGAACGCGCGCAACTGATCCGCGCTCTGCTTGAAGGCGGCGGCTTGGATGCACAGCGCATCGCGCGGGTAACAGGGCATTCTGACCGTGAGCCCTTGATTGATCCGCCGATTTCGCCGCGCAACGACCGGATCGAAGTCATCCTTCTGCGCGCCCGGTACTAG
- a CDS encoding flagellar hook protein FlgE: protein MTISSSLNAGVAGLSVNASRLATIADNIANSGTHGYKKAVADFSSMVIDQGSGIYSAGGVRVTTQRLIDESGALGTTNNATDLAVRGRGFLPVTTNSAVNAADGTDLPLYLATTGSFRTDADGYLVTPSGVTLMGWPAEADGSIPSFPRDTSVGLEPVQVNVNQFTSEPTTRISLGVNLPGTDTTAGSAGDTRQLSVEYFDNLGTSQSIDAYFTPTVPASGDPASNTWTMVLRDSASNDAIIGEYTVVFEDSRTAGGTIQSVSQGVPPVGGTWNSTTGAFTVDVLGGPIEFNIGAQGSGAGLTQLSDSFAPTAISKDGSPVGNLVSVEVDANGFVHANFDVGITRTVYQIPLIDLPNPNGLMSHDNQLYSTSAESGSFFLWDAGDGPTGDIVAYALEESTTDVAAELTQLIQTQRAYSSNAKIIQTVDEMLQETTNIIR, encoded by the coding sequence ATGACAATTTCTTCCTCGCTCAACGCGGGTGTGGCGGGCCTCTCGGTCAATGCCAGCCGTTTGGCCACGATTGCCGACAACATCGCAAACTCGGGAACCCATGGGTACAAGAAGGCCGTAGCCGACTTTTCCTCCATGGTGATTGATCAGGGCAGCGGGATCTATTCCGCCGGTGGCGTTCGCGTCACGACGCAACGTCTGATCGACGAATCGGGCGCCCTTGGCACCACCAATAACGCGACAGACCTCGCCGTTCGTGGGCGCGGCTTCCTGCCGGTCACCACGAACTCTGCCGTCAACGCCGCCGACGGCACCGACCTTCCGCTGTATTTGGCCACGACAGGATCCTTCCGGACCGATGCCGATGGCTATTTGGTGACCCCGTCGGGTGTGACCCTCATGGGGTGGCCTGCGGAAGCAGACGGCTCCATCCCCAGTTTCCCTCGCGACACAAGCGTTGGGCTGGAACCTGTTCAGGTGAACGTGAACCAATTCACGTCCGAGCCAACGACCAGGATCTCGTTGGGGGTCAACCTGCCGGGCACCGACACCACTGCTGGCTCCGCTGGCGACACGCGCCAGCTGTCCGTCGAATACTTCGATAACCTCGGCACGTCCCAGTCCATCGACGCGTATTTCACACCAACCGTTCCGGCGTCCGGTGACCCGGCCTCCAACACATGGACGATGGTGCTGCGCGACAGCGCCTCCAACGACGCCATCATCGGCGAATATACGGTCGTCTTCGAAGACAGCCGCACGGCCGGCGGTACGATTCAAAGTGTCTCACAAGGTGTCCCGCCGGTTGGAGGCACCTGGAACTCGACCACCGGTGCCTTCACCGTTGACGTGCTTGGCGGCCCGATCGAATTCAATATCGGTGCACAAGGATCCGGGGCTGGATTGACTCAATTGTCCGATAGCTTCGCGCCGACGGCCATTTCGAAGGATGGCTCCCCGGTGGGCAACCTCGTCTCGGTTGAAGTCGACGCAAATGGGTTCGTGCACGCCAACTTCGACGTGGGCATCACCCGAACCGTCTACCAGATCCCTCTGATCGACCTGCCCAACCCCAATGGCCTGATGTCTCACGATAATCAGCTGTATTCGACCTCTGCAGAAAGCGGCAGCTTCTTCTTGTGGGATGCCGGTGACGGCCCAACCGGCGACATTGTCGCCTACGCGTTGGAGGAATCCACCACCGACGTTGCAGCGGAACTGACGCAGTTGATCCAAACGCAACGGGCGTATTCGTCGAACGCGAAGATCATCCAGACCGTGGATGAGATGCTACAGGAGACCACGAATATCATCCGCTAA
- the flgK gene encoding flagellar hook-associated protein FlgK, with protein MSISSTLSSALSGLTASSRAADVVSSNIANAMTDGYGVRRLDLASRQIGNDGSGVRIVGITRQEDTVLIGQRRSAGADLGASQTAADFMARLESLIGAPDDPGSLSARLADFEGKLISAANAPWNATHLSGAVQGAQAFAEALNSLSDDVQAERGRADTNIGLAVDQINASLQGLEELNSRILSVSASGGEVASLMDAQSQLVDQISPLIPLQTRRDNNGKLNIYSDDGHVLLSHRAATLGFDKAPGMDPYLSLDNATLSGLTINGRDMRMDGPDPAFDGGQLRALFDVRDTLAPEAQARLDGIAMDLAERFDTSGLDATLTAGAPGLFTDAGNLADTMNELGLASRLRVNAAVVPDEGGAVWRLRDGMGATSEGPTGNATFLTAQIDALATSRITGSAAFSSTQRTMAGLISENLSIAGLARSTADMSLGRSSAQHAALEAAELAGGVDSDAELQQLLRIEQMYAANARVVSVAEQLMDELMRIAG; from the coding sequence ATGAGCATTTCTTCAACACTCTCCAGCGCGCTAAGCGGCCTGACCGCCTCGTCGCGGGCGGCGGACGTTGTCTCGTCCAACATCGCAAATGCGATGACAGACGGCTACGGCGTACGCCGCCTCGATCTAGCCTCCCGGCAGATCGGCAACGACGGCTCCGGCGTGCGCATCGTCGGGATTACCCGGCAGGAAGATACGGTCCTGATCGGGCAGCGCCGCTCGGCGGGCGCCGACCTCGGCGCAAGCCAGACCGCCGCCGATTTCATGGCACGTCTTGAATCACTGATCGGCGCGCCGGACGACCCCGGCAGCCTGTCGGCGCGACTGGCAGACTTCGAAGGCAAACTCATCTCGGCCGCAAACGCGCCGTGGAATGCGACCCACCTCAGTGGCGCTGTTCAAGGCGCACAGGCTTTTGCCGAGGCGCTCAATTCGCTCAGCGATGACGTTCAGGCCGAGCGTGGCCGTGCGGACACGAACATCGGGCTCGCGGTGGATCAGATCAACGCTTCACTCCAGGGCCTGGAAGAGCTGAATTCACGCATCCTCTCGGTAAGCGCCAGCGGCGGCGAAGTCGCGTCCTTGATGGACGCACAAAGCCAGTTGGTAGACCAGATTTCTCCGCTGATCCCCTTGCAAACGCGCCGGGACAACAACGGCAAACTCAACATCTACAGCGACGACGGGCATGTGCTGCTCAGCCATCGCGCGGCCACCCTCGGGTTCGATAAAGCGCCGGGCATGGATCCCTACCTGTCCCTCGACAATGCCACCCTGTCCGGGCTGACGATAAACGGCAGAGACATGCGCATGGATGGGCCCGACCCGGCCTTTGACGGCGGCCAGTTGCGGGCCCTTTTCGACGTCCGCGACACGTTGGCGCCCGAAGCCCAAGCCCGTCTTGACGGCATCGCGATGGACCTTGCGGAACGCTTTGACACTTCCGGTCTGGATGCGACCCTGACCGCCGGTGCGCCGGGTCTTTTCACCGATGCCGGCAATCTTGCCGACACCATGAACGAGCTTGGCCTCGCATCACGGTTGCGCGTCAATGCCGCCGTGGTCCCGGACGAAGGCGGTGCCGTCTGGCGCCTGCGGGACGGCATGGGGGCGACCTCTGAAGGTCCAACGGGAAACGCCACGTTCCTGACCGCGCAGATCGATGCCTTGGCGACGTCGCGCATCACGGGCTCTGCCGCGTTCTCCAGCACGCAGCGCACCATGGCCGGGTTGATCTCTGAAAACCTGTCGATTGCGGGTTTGGCGCGCTCGACGGCTGACATGTCTCTTGGTCGATCCTCCGCTCAGCATGCCGCGCTGGAGGCAGCAGAACTTGCGGGGGGTGTCGATTCCGACGCGGAATTGCAGCAGCTCCTGCGGATTGAACAGATGTATGCCGCGAATGCCCGCGTGGTCAGTGTGGCAGAACAATTGATGGATGAATTGATGAGGATCGCGGGATGA
- a CDS encoding flagellin translates to MSITTYGDAAQFSLLRRASAQQKADLTRLTSELSTGRVADLGKALGGDYSALADITRGMRLNTTFATSVTEAAIAAEGRQNALGRMSAELDGFAPSLLAVTGSGSLSDLQLKLADGTDRFDQAVDVLNTRFAGRSLFSADAPDATPLIAAEDMMVELRALVSGAVDATTAAADVTAWFMDTGGGYETLAWQGGAGDAPSVLIGEGQTAETGVTALDPAIRETLAGLALAALASEQTPAFSEDEQRAFITAAAHQMLNAEDGLIGLRARLGTEEARIEEAKVTAESTRSSLQIEYGRLVEADPYDTATELEAVSLQLESLYILTARMSRLSLTEYLR, encoded by the coding sequence ATGAGCATTACGACCTACGGTGACGCTGCCCAATTCTCGCTCCTCCGCCGCGCTTCGGCACAACAAAAAGCAGATCTCACGCGGCTTACGTCCGAGCTTTCGACAGGCCGGGTCGCAGATCTTGGAAAGGCATTGGGGGGGGACTACTCGGCGCTGGCCGACATCACACGCGGTATGCGGTTGAACACCACCTTCGCCACGTCTGTGACGGAGGCCGCGATCGCCGCGGAAGGTCGCCAAAATGCCCTTGGACGCATGTCTGCCGAACTTGATGGTTTCGCGCCATCTCTGTTGGCGGTCACGGGGAGTGGCAGCCTGTCGGACCTCCAATTGAAGCTGGCCGACGGCACCGACAGGTTTGATCAGGCGGTTGACGTCCTGAACACACGGTTCGCCGGGCGCAGCCTGTTTTCCGCCGACGCCCCTGATGCGACACCCTTGATCGCCGCCGAAGATATGATGGTCGAGTTGAGGGCGCTGGTCAGCGGTGCTGTGGATGCCACAACAGCAGCGGCCGATGTCACCGCCTGGTTCATGGACACCGGCGGCGGGTATGAAACGCTGGCCTGGCAAGGAGGGGCGGGCGATGCGCCCTCGGTCCTTATCGGCGAGGGGCAAACGGCGGAAACCGGCGTGACGGCGCTGGACCCGGCCATTCGAGAAACGCTTGCCGGGCTTGCGTTGGCAGCGCTTGCGTCAGAACAGACCCCGGCCTTCTCCGAAGATGAACAACGCGCGTTCATCACCGCCGCTGCGCACCAGATGTTGAACGCCGAGGATGGTTTGATCGGACTGCGCGCGCGTCTGGGGACGGAAGAAGCGCGCATCGAAGAGGCAAAGGTGACCGCCGAATCCACGCGCAGCAGTCTGCAAATCGAATATGGGCGGCTGGTCGAAGCGGACCCCTATGACACGGCAACCGAATTGGAGGCCGTCTCACTTCAACTTGAGAGTCTCTACATCCTGACCGCGCGCATGTCGCGCCTGAGCCTTACGGAGTACCTGAGGTGA
- a CDS encoding flagellar basal body P-ring protein FlgI, protein MTRFITLFLLVATLATSAFATPIRIKDLVEFDGVRGNDLVGYGLIVGLNGTGDGLRNAPFTEEIMVNVLERLGVNVTGEQFRPQNVAAVIVTATLPPFSRQGGQIDITVSAIGDADSLLGGTLVMTPLTAADGEIYAVAQGAVIAGGASAGGDGAEVVQGVPTAGVIPAGARVEREVDFDFTGMSQIRLALRSPDFTTAARIEVAINTEFGRGVAAMLDAGTVLLDINATRAPSPAHAITRVENIRVEPEARARVVVDQRSGTIVMGEDVRISRVAVAQGNLTLRIQEEPIVVQPNPFAEGETVVLPRTDAELIEEAGTGLAEIPGGTSLSEVVGALNALGVSPRDMIDILSSIEAAGALHAEFIVR, encoded by the coding sequence GTGACCCGATTTATTACTCTCTTCCTGCTGGTCGCAACGCTTGCAACCAGCGCGTTTGCGACGCCGATCCGGATTAAGGATCTTGTGGAATTCGACGGTGTCCGTGGCAACGATCTTGTCGGCTACGGCTTGATTGTCGGTCTGAACGGAACTGGCGACGGGCTGCGAAATGCGCCTTTTACAGAAGAAATTATGGTAAACGTGCTGGAGCGTTTGGGTGTCAACGTCACTGGCGAGCAGTTTCGCCCCCAGAATGTCGCGGCAGTGATCGTCACGGCCACCTTGCCGCCGTTCTCGCGGCAAGGTGGCCAGATCGACATTACCGTCTCGGCCATTGGCGACGCGGATAGCCTGCTTGGCGGCACGCTTGTGATGACACCGCTGACCGCCGCAGATGGCGAGATCTACGCCGTTGCCCAAGGCGCGGTCATCGCGGGCGGCGCCTCTGCAGGCGGCGACGGGGCCGAGGTCGTCCAAGGCGTTCCAACGGCAGGGGTCATTCCGGCGGGTGCGCGGGTAGAGCGAGAGGTCGATTTCGACTTTACTGGCATGTCCCAGATCAGGCTCGCCCTGCGGTCCCCCGACTTCACAACTGCCGCGAGGATCGAAGTAGCGATCAATACCGAATTTGGACGAGGAGTGGCCGCGATGCTGGATGCCGGCACTGTCCTGCTGGACATCAACGCCACCCGCGCGCCCTCGCCAGCCCATGCCATCACGCGGGTCGAGAACATCCGGGTCGAGCCCGAGGCGCGCGCCAGGGTCGTCGTGGATCAACGCTCGGGAACGATTGTCATGGGAGAGGACGTACGGATCAGTCGTGTGGCCGTGGCACAAGGGAACCTGACCCTGAGGATTCAGGAAGAACCGATCGTTGTTCAACCCAATCCTTTTGCCGAAGGGGAGACCGTAGTTCTCCCCCGCACGGATGCCGAACTTATCGAAGAAGCCGGCACCGGTTTGGCCGAGATCCCGGGCGGCACATCACTGTCCGAAGTTGTCGGCGCCTTGAATGCCTTGGGCGTCTCGCCGCGGGACATGATCGATATCCTGTCCAGCATCGAGGCTGCGGGTGCCCTCCACGCAGAGTTCATCGTGCGGTAG